One Primulina eburnea isolate SZY01 chromosome 4, ASM2296580v1, whole genome shotgun sequence genomic window, ACTTTCTTTTATCATATTAGTTTAATACTCTATCAATTCAGCATTATTATCAGAGATCACTTCATTTTATTATCACCAAAATTTCAGTCAAAATTATATcttaacaaaaaaatttaaagatgtttttttaatataacAGTGAATGACCAATTTTTATTAATGATTGCAAACACTCCCTCCACATTCGGAAATATATAACTTTTCACAGCAAACGTCCAACATTATAAACATGGAATGTAGGTCAAGTACTCTTGGATATTTGGTTTTAGGTTTCTTACAAACCCATGCCCATTGGTATGTATACAGCTCAGCAAAAGCCAATGCCAGCAAGACACGCCCTATTTCAACTATTTTAAACTACTGCCCTTAATTTATTTGAACAAATAACGTATATTAGGGATAAATTAATGTCGTAAGGTAGGATTATATTTATTATCTGTATCATAAGATAAATTCCATACAGCACATAATCTTTGAATCTGAAATATATTAATTtgggttttttttaattttatctcCCTATATAGATAAGTTATTTGTCATTTACTTTCcaaaattttgatattgataaCATGAcctcaataataaataataatcttaATATACAAGAGCAACGAAACAAACGCATTGCGGacgtataatatatttttatttatcaaataattattttagttttatgagtttttaacaaaattaatattgtTGAATATTTGATATAGTAACGACTTTTGTACATATTTAAAATGATGGACAAccgtttttcaaaaaaaaaaaattgatggaTAACAAAATTAAAGAGTATATATCCTATCTTGTAGAAGTTATTAGTCAAGAAAAAGGTGGAAACAATTGGTGAGATATactaaaattattaataaatacattGAATACAAATTACATATCAAATATGTTttggtttaaaatttgaaagaagaaaaaaatcaaTGTAAAcatggtaaaaacttgtgtgagacggtctcataggtcgtattgtgtgagacggatctcttatttggatcatccatgaaaaagtattattttttatgctatgaatattattttttattgtgaatatcggtatggttgactcgtctcacagataaagattcgtgagaccgtctcacaatagaccTACTGTTACATACCATACAAAAATCGGTTATTCGAATACTTTCTCGTTTTATACCAGACATAATTCGAATAACCGATTTTTGTATACCATACATTATTCGTTACATACCAGACATCATTATAGctggatattttttttttcaaaaaaaatattatattaggACATTATAAGTTGTCATATTAGAATCGAATATATACTTACGCAGGGAGATATCAATGAATTGGACGGACACAATCTTCTGCCGCAAGGGTTCCCAATTTTTTATTCCATGTTGTTACAATTAcagtgcataaaatataaagatGTTGCCATTTCAACCAAAATTATCCCCTCGTAAGCCTTCTTTAAATTGCTCCTTCAATCACCTCAAACTCTATACATTCAACTCCTTCAACaagaatttgaaaaaaaaacaaaaacaaaaagacaagATAATGACAATTTCAAGTTTGTTCACAAGTTATTGTTCGATTCTTGTCATAGTTTCATGCCTCGTAGCGATTAGCGCACAACCTTTAGTCCCTGCCCTCTTTATATTCGGAGACTCGATAGTCGACGCGGGCAACAATAACGTTCTTGAAACTATAGTTAAAGCGAATTTCGCACCTTATGGAAGAGATTTTTTAGAACACAAACCAACCGGGAGATTTTGCAACGGAAAGCTTGCATCAGATTTCACTGGTATttccttatttttttttttaaatttatgaaaCTCTCATTTAAATTGTGGTAATTTTCATCGacattatatatacatatatttatccTGGGGATTTTGCATATATATGGAAGTAAtacaatttaaagaaaaatgaaatgcaGCTGAAAATCTTGGATTTACTTCATATCCACCACCCTATCTCAGCGAGCAAGCAAGAGGAAATAAACTCCTACTTGGCGCCAATTTCGCATCGGCTTCATCCGGATACTACGATACTACAGCAAAAATTtatgtaagtatatatatatatatatatatatatatatatatatatatatatatatagttttgatatcctgcacacctaccgtgcacacctttGTAAGCAccaatgaggtgtcactcacccattggatgtgatgaaatatagaaaaattgtgcatccaatgggtgagtgacacctcattggTGCTCACAAAgatgtgcacggtaggtgtgcaggatatcaaaactatatatatatatatatatatatatatatatatatatatataaccattGTATTTATGCCTGCATGCTCTGATCCAGGATCTTTGGCGAtgatccattttgaattatttattaGAAGACATGATCAATCCTCAATGATGTAACCCGGGTCTAATGGGCGAGCTGGTCGAACttatttttgaatgaaaatCATATCTACCTTTATAGATCTGATTTTTTACAAACGACGCCAATGATGCTGCTCGGATAGATTGCCCACCCCAGCTCGCCCAATCTACCCGAGCAACATCactcaacatgcataaatattttattttaaattgtttattagaaaaatataattacttAATACTTCCGAGCCGACAAAAAATGTCGAAAAAAAGAAACATAATTACATTTCTTTATAAATTATGTTCTTCACTCCAAGAAATCTAATTCCGTGACAATTTTATGCATATTCCATAAAAACCTACGTACATATGCcaccatttttttttaatacatggATTTTGAGTTTTAAATTTTGAACTTAACTCTAAATTTTATATGTTGTTGATATTTCACTaggaaatatttaaaataatatatatatatatatatagacacacacatagGGATAATACATAGTTAACCATTAATTTAGAGAAACTTTGTTTTTGCAGAATACTATATCATTGAGCAAACAGGTGGAATTTTACGAGAGTTTCCAAAAAAAGTTGGTGGGGATTGTTGGGAATTCAAATGCTTCGTCAATTATCAATGGCTCAATATACTTTGTTAGTGCTGGAAGCAGTGATTTTGTTCAAAATTACTATATTAACCCTCTACTTTACAAGAAGTATACAACTGATCAATTCTCGGACATTCTTTTGGAATCCTACACAAACTTTGTGCAGGTAATTAAATTATAACAAAGTTTGAATGATCGTATAATAATATGGGTCGGTTGTGTTATATACCGGATTTTTGAGACCGAGTTCAAGTAGCTGGAAATTCCTGATTCAAGCCTAAGAAATTTGGTACGGCCAAGATCAAATAAAAATGTTCCCATAGAGACCAAGTAGAGGATTAGAACTCGAATGCGACTCGACTCAATTACAACCcgaattctatatatatatatatacacacacgaaGGAAACATAATTATTTTGTGACAGGAATTGCATAAATTGGGAGCAAGAAACATCGGTGTGACGACATTGC contains:
- the LOC140829783 gene encoding GDSL esterase/lipase At5g22810 → MTISSLFTSYCSILVIVSCLVAISAQPLVPALFIFGDSIVDAGNNNVLETIVKANFAPYGRDFLEHKPTGRFCNGKLASDFTAENLGFTSYPPPYLSEQARGNKLLLGANFASASSGYYDTTAKIYNTISLSKQVEFYESFQKKLVGIVGNSNASSIINGSIYFVSAGSSDFVQNYYINPLLYKKYTTDQFSDILLESYTNFVQELHKLGARNIGVTTLPPLGCVPAVITIFGEDTNSCVEKINKAAVSFNNKLNSTSQKLQAKFSSLNLVVLDIYQPLHDLVTKPTDYGFFEARKACCGTGLLETSFLCNSKSPGTCKNASEYVFWDGFHPTEAANKILSDDLLAAGISLIS